The following proteins are co-located in the Pyxicephalus adspersus chromosome Z, UCB_Pads_2.0, whole genome shotgun sequence genome:
- the LOC140343904 gene encoding HLA class II histocompatibility antigen, DM beta chain yields the protein MSGTSRTLLLIFCWLWPPVTGFLMQRISQCTFSDNKQGNITFGTGFTFNRQILLSYSKSDQMYIPCPMGCIREVGQVVVQFSTLLNTNPDTVTRVEKEEEKCKKEVITFWEKTVKRTAKPSVEVFLPVQIHTESDPVLICHVWGFYPQDIRVAWFKNDHLVKNYTEPQRSGDWTYRVVAVLDLRDTVSSDNYTCLVDHSSLDEPILKIWKHGLTDIQIINISVASVVFVLGVICLILGVACWKNAKRSGYFPIPGSYED from the exons ATGAGCGGAACCTCTAGGACATTGCTGCTGATATTCTGCTGGTTATGGCCTCCTGTAACAG gttttttgATGCAGAGAATTTCCCAGTGCACATTCAGCGATAACAAGCaaggaaatattacatttgggACTGGGTTTACTTTTAACCGCCAAATTCTGCTTTCCTATAGTAAATCTGATCAAATGTATATTCCCTGTCCAATGGGTTGTATCAGGGAGGTAGGGCAAGTTGTAGTACAATTTTCAACACTCCTCAATACCAATCCAGACACAGTGACTCGAGttgaaaaagaggaagaaaagtgCAAGAAGGAAGTTATTACATTCTGGGAGAAGACAGTGAAAAGAACAG CTAAACCATCTGTAGAAGTATTTTTGCCAGTTCAGATACACACTGAGAGCGATCCAGTTTTGATCTGCCACGTGTGGGGATTTTACCCCCAAGACATCCGTGTAGCCTGGTTTAAAAATGACCATTTGGTCAAGAACTACACAGAGCCGCAGCGGAGTGGAGATTGGACCTACCGCGTTGTGGCAGTCCTGGATTTGAGGGATAccgtttccagtgacaactaCACCTGCCTGGTCGATCACTCGAGTCTGGACGAACCAATATTAAAGATATGGA AGCATGGCTTGACCGACATACAGATCATTAATATCAGTGTCGCTTCAGTGGTCTTTGTGTTGGGAGTCATCTGCCTTATTTTAGGAGTAGCTTGTTGGAAGAATGCCAAAAGAAGTG
- the LOC140343172 gene encoding class II histocompatibility antigen, M alpha chain gives MLTMDCKQPIRILCSVLLALPLLAVQAQEDDHLLSQVLFCQPYQPANGLLKMFDEDQMFHYNFADHSTSAWLRDFDQWSSQTFPSAKDISADVAFCNIFRENLTTALEDIMPEARGGTHVTVFTAHPLRILKPNTLICFINDVYPPALTITWRQNGKVLSTELNANAYFALGDLTFQAFSYLNITPRYDDVYSCDVQVAGDNRTIVSYWVPDYPVPSELLENALCGLGFALGILFLILGLIILCLTKRLQDTD, from the exons ATGCTGACCATGGATTGTAAGCAGCCAATCAGGATCCTCTGCTCTGTCCTATTAGCACTCCCCCTGCTGGCGGTGCAGGCTCAAGAGG ATGACCACTTGTTGAGTCAGGTGCTCTTCTGTCAGCCCTATCAACCAGCTAACGGGCTCCTGAAGATGTTTGACGAAGACCAAATGTTCCACTACAACTTCGCAGACCACTCCACATCCGCCTGGCTCAGGGACTTTGACCAATGGAGCAGCCAAACTTTTCCGAGTGCCAAAGACATTTCAGCAGATGTGGCCTTCTGTAACATTTTTCGGGAGAATCTAACCACAGCGTTGGAGGACATCATGCCAGAGGCCAGAG gtgGCACACATGTGACTGTTTTTACTGCACATCCCCTCCGAATTTTGAAGCCCAACACTTTGATCTGTTTTATCAATGACGTTTACCCTCCTGCACTGACCATCACCTGGAGGCAGAATGGAAAAGTCTTATCGACAGAGCTAAACGCCAATGCATACTTTGCTTTGGGTGACTTGACCTTCCAGGCCTTCTCCTACCTCAACATCACCCCTAGATATGATGATGTCTATTCCTGTGATGTGCAAGTGGCCGGTGACAACAGGACCATAGTCTCTTACTGGG TTCCAGATTACCCTGTTCCCTCTGAGCTGCTGGAAAACGCTTTGTGTGGTTTGGGTTTCGCTCTTGGTATTCTCTTCCTCATCCTGGGATTGATAATCCTCTGTCTTACTAAAAGACTTCAGGACACTG ATTGA